A window from Candidatus Aenigmatarchaeota archaeon encodes these proteins:
- a CDS encoding pyrimidine dimer DNA glycosylase/endonuclease V has protein sequence MRLWSLHPKYLDRAGLLAVWREGLLAKKVLIGETKGYKNHPQLIRFKNSDDPIKAINTYLLHIYLEANRRDYKFSRKKIENSFTDKKIFVTNGQLIYEFQHLKRKLRSRSPEKYREIKKIKSIETHPLFVLRSGGIEKWERVK, from the coding sequence ATGAGGCTCTGGAGTTTACATCCAAAGTATCTTGATAGAGCAGGATTATTGGCTGTCTGGAGGGAAGGTTTACTTGCAAAGAAGGTTTTAATTGGTGAGACAAAAGGATATAAGAATCACCCACAGCTTATAAGATTCAAAAATTCTGATGATCCAATAAAGGCAATAAACACATACCTTTTACATATATATCTGGAAGCCAATAGACGGGACTACAAATTTTCCAGAAAAAAAATTGAGAACAGTTTTACAGACAAAAAAATATTTGTTACAAATGGGCAGTTGATTTATGAATTTCAACACCTCAAAAGGAAATTGAGGTCAAGATCACCAGAAAAATATAGAGAAATAAAAAAAATTAAATCGATTGAAACACATCCCTTATTTGTTTTAAGATCTGGTGGAATAGAAAAATGGGAGAGGGTTAAATAG
- a CDS encoding transposase, which translates to MQFVGLDVHKKFTYASVVNENGEILLEDKFESTIEGLESFLEKVEKNSKFVMEASSVWQHLYDHLEYSGFSVKLAHPLKTRLIAESRIKTDEKDARILANLL; encoded by the coding sequence ATGCAGTTTGTGGGTTTGGATGTGCATAAGAAATTCACTTATGCATCTGTAGTTAACGAGAATGGTGAGATATTGCTCGAAGATAAGTTTGAAAGCACAATAGAAGGATTGGAAAGTTTTCTTGAAAAAGTAGAAAAAAATTCCAAATTTGTCATGGAAGCCTCCTCTGTATGGCAGCATCTATATGACCATTTGGAATACAGTGGTTTTAGTGTAAAATTAGCTCATCCACTCAAAACAAGGCTTATAGCTGAGTCAAGAATAAAAACTGACGAAAAAGATGCAAGAATATTGGCAAATCTATTG
- a CDS encoding preprotein translocase subunit Sec61beta — MGKKDRTRMPSGMAGLVRYDEELKESPKIKPQWVIAFSIFVVIIELLLRFLG, encoded by the coding sequence ATGGGAAAAAAAGATAGGACAAGAATGCCATCGGGAATGGCTGGATTAGTAAGATACGATGAGGAGCTTAAGGAATCACCTAAGATAAAACCTCAATGGGTAATAGCCTTCTCAATTTTTGTGGTAATAATAGAACTACTTCTAAGGTTTTTGGGTTAA
- a CDS encoding TIM barrel protein, with the protein MALFIGTGGTPISSKGRSTLSGLERIKELGLNAMEVEFVRGVNMKEDMAKEVGDLAKELKIKLSIHAPYYINLASGDKKKVNDSKRRIIESCERGFDMGAEIIVFHPAYYGKLSKEECYHIVKRECESMVDTLRTKGIKNVLLGLETTGKKSQFGTLDECIKIAKEVKGCMVVVDWAHIYARNGGNVNFGEIIEKVMKVTKSIHSHFSCINFSESGERNHLTLDAKKPDYSELVREIKHRKMDITLISESPNLEEDALYLKNMIESI; encoded by the coding sequence ATGGCTTTATTCATAGGGACTGGTGGAACCCCAATATCATCAAAGGGTAGGTCAACCCTTTCTGGTCTAGAAAGGATAAAAGAGTTAGGCCTAAATGCGATGGAGGTTGAATTTGTCCGCGGAGTCAATATGAAGGAGGATATGGCCAAGGAAGTTGGTGATTTGGCCAAGGAATTGAAAATAAAACTATCTATCCACGCACCTTATTATATAAATCTCGCATCAGGGGACAAGAAAAAAGTCAATGACAGCAAAAGAAGGATTATAGAATCTTGTGAAAGGGGTTTTGATATGGGAGCAGAAATTATCGTCTTCCATCCTGCCTACTATGGCAAATTATCAAAAGAGGAATGTTACCATATTGTGAAAAGAGAGTGTGAAAGCATGGTTGATACACTAAGAACAAAAGGTATAAAAAATGTGCTTTTAGGTTTAGAAACAACTGGAAAAAAATCACAATTTGGGACACTGGATGAGTGTATAAAAATTGCAAAGGAAGTAAAAGGTTGCATGGTGGTTGTTGACTGGGCTCATATATATGCAAGAAATGGTGGTAATGTAAATTTTGGAGAAATAATAGAGAAAGTCATGAAAGTTACAAAAAGCATACACAGCCATTTCTCATGTATAAATTTTTCAGAAAGCGGGGAAAGAAATCATCTCACATTGGATGCTAAAAAACCTGATTATAGTGAACTTGTAAGAGAAATTAAACATAGAAAAATGGATATAACATTGATATCTGAAAGCCCAAATCTTGAGGAAGACGCACTTTACTTAAAGAATATGATAGAATCTATTTAA